One part of the Tunicatimonas pelagia genome encodes these proteins:
- a CDS encoding phosphatidylserine decarboxylase family protein, which translates to MTIHKEGRVLLLVSSIVLILFNFAVAYFFPGRTVLQTVILITSAVLYLLILQFFRNPRIVVTRNEEQILAPADGKVVVIEEAEEKEYFQERRMQVSIFMSPINVHVNRNPASGLVKYFKYHAGQYLVAWHPKSSTDNERTTMVLQLPSGLEILVRQIAGAMARRIKWYVGEGDTVQQGEEFGFIKFGSRVDVYLPLNAEVKVSIGDKTKAGRTVLAEITATPAVQPETAYSTEEITNRTISPI; encoded by the coding sequence ATGACTATCCATAAAGAAGGGCGCGTATTACTATTAGTTTCTTCAATCGTTTTGATTCTGTTCAACTTCGCGGTTGCGTATTTTTTTCCTGGGCGCACCGTTTTGCAAACCGTCATTCTCATCACTAGTGCTGTACTGTATTTGTTAATTCTTCAGTTCTTTCGCAACCCTCGTATTGTGGTAACCCGAAATGAAGAACAAATTTTAGCTCCAGCCGATGGTAAAGTAGTAGTGATTGAGGAAGCCGAAGAAAAGGAATACTTTCAGGAACGACGGATGCAGGTCTCCATTTTCATGTCGCCCATCAATGTTCACGTTAATCGTAACCCGGCATCTGGGTTAGTAAAATATTTTAAATACCACGCGGGGCAGTATTTGGTAGCCTGGCACCCCAAGTCTAGCACCGATAATGAACGCACTACAATGGTTCTACAGTTACCGAGTGGTTTGGAAATTCTGGTACGCCAGATTGCCGGGGCAATGGCTCGTCGAATTAAGTGGTACGTAGGCGAAGGCGATACCGTGCAACAGGGCGAAGAATTTGGATTTATTAAATTCGGCTCTCGGGTAGATGTTTATCTTCCACTCAATGCCGAAGTAAAGGTCAGTATTGGCGATAAGACAAAGGCGGGTCGAACTGTTTTGGCTGAAATAACCGCCACCCCGGCTGTGCAGCCCGAAACGGCCTATTCTACCGAAGAGATAACCAATCGCACCATCTCGCCAATTTGA
- a CDS encoding serine hydrolase domain-containing protein → MRYPYLLTLCFILSIPTFVWAQSQPYFPTKTWENRSPQDVGLNAEQLQKAVDFAQNNEYEGDRDLKVAILKGFAREPYHEIKGPTKDRGGPAGIVLKNGYIAAQWGDVERVDMTFSVTKSYLSTMAGLAVDAGLIANVNDSVASYVWDGKFAGAHNSQITWDHLLTQSSDWSGTLFATKDWADRPPSEGGIDDWKYRELLTPGTNFEYNDVRVNLLAYSLLQVWRKPLPMVLKEKIMDPIGASTTWRWYGYDDSFVNVDGIMMQSVSGGGHSGGGVFISTLDHARFGLLFLRRGNWNGQQLISERWIEQAITSSTANASYGYMWWVNRGERAWEGVSPSVYYAAGFGGNFIVIDNEHDLVIVTRWLQPSQIGEMVRLVISSVE, encoded by the coding sequence ATGCGCTATCCCTACCTACTAACGCTCTGTTTCATACTAAGCATTCCGACCTTCGTTTGGGCACAAAGCCAACCTTATTTTCCCACGAAAACCTGGGAAAACCGTTCACCCCAAGATGTTGGCTTAAACGCTGAACAACTACAAAAAGCCGTTGATTTCGCTCAGAATAACGAGTACGAGGGGGATCGTGATCTGAAAGTAGCTATTTTGAAGGGGTTTGCTCGGGAGCCGTACCACGAAATTAAGGGACCAACCAAAGATCGGGGTGGCCCAGCTGGAATTGTGTTGAAAAACGGATACATTGCAGCTCAGTGGGGCGATGTTGAGAGGGTAGACATGACGTTTAGCGTTACCAAAAGCTACTTATCAACTATGGCTGGCTTGGCCGTAGATGCTGGACTAATTGCTAATGTGAATGACTCGGTAGCCAGTTACGTCTGGGATGGAAAATTTGCCGGAGCGCACAACTCCCAAATAACCTGGGATCACTTACTCACTCAGTCTTCCGACTGGTCAGGCACATTATTCGCTACTAAAGACTGGGCTGACCGTCCACCCAGCGAAGGCGGTATTGATGACTGGAAGTACCGTGAGCTACTGACTCCGGGCACTAACTTTGAGTATAACGATGTGCGGGTCAATTTGCTGGCCTACTCATTACTGCAAGTCTGGCGAAAGCCACTGCCAATGGTGCTGAAAGAAAAAATTATGGATCCGATCGGGGCATCTACTACTTGGCGCTGGTATGGTTACGACGACTCTTTTGTAAACGTAGATGGTATTATGATGCAGTCGGTGAGTGGAGGTGGTCACTCGGGTGGGGGAGTGTTTATCTCTACGCTAGATCACGCCCGCTTCGGATTGCTATTTTTGCGACGAGGCAATTGGAACGGACAGCAGTTGATTTCTGAACGTTGGATTGAGCAGGCGATTACCTCATCGACAGCTAATGCAAGCTACGGCTACATGTGGTGGGTGAACCGAGGCGAACGCGCTTGGGAGGGAGTTTCCCCTTCGGTTTACTACGCAGCCGGTTTTGGAGGTAACTTCATCGTCATTGATAATGAACATGACTTGGTTATTGTTACCCGCTGGCTACAGCCATCTCAAATTGGCGAGATGGTGCGATTGGTTATCTCTTCGGTAGAATAG
- a CDS encoding Fic family protein, with protein sequence MSEINRIWRHISFSDEWAYADTSVLDEIAPSWFSRREVLLENSKEYQDFMNRLKRRHAIETGVVERMYDIEKGVTETLINEGFLSSLISHGDTNIEKKKLLSHLDDHLEAVDFIFDVVKENRPLTKGFILELHQLTTRHQEFAEGRGQFGNKTKIALIKGKFKERENNPTRPDGIVVKYCPPDHVEAEMDNLIKIYEGLIEQKVHPLIVASWVHHAFTTIHPFQDGNGRVVRLIASLILIKANYFPVTVLREEAKEKYIKSLEESDAGSPQRLVTYFGEIQRRNIEEVLNLREVSQTSLDEVTNIFKQKLLDKGKHEQAQHKQLLADRRLQIYTICNEFLNSYKDQLETGFDDSVTFYIGSGRPDDSTRQHYYYHQIVRYANQHNYFFNRNLPKSYFIFGFNLRDGQKYELGISIHHYGYDDSTIAIGAFLEYKSTSGDDTDSTAPLSIKPHIISITDDAKPKEKNIKAHLESILTVTIAQIASEV encoded by the coding sequence ATGAGTGAGATAAATAGAATTTGGAGGCATATATCTTTTTCTGATGAATGGGCTTACGCAGATACATCTGTATTAGATGAAATTGCACCATCTTGGTTTTCAAGACGTGAGGTTTTACTTGAGAACTCTAAGGAGTATCAAGATTTTATGAATAGACTAAAGCGTAGACATGCTATTGAAACTGGGGTAGTAGAGCGCATGTATGATATAGAAAAGGGGGTTACTGAGACATTGATAAATGAGGGATTTCTATCTTCTTTAATATCTCATGGGGATACTAATATTGAAAAAAAGAAACTTCTTAGTCATTTGGATGACCACTTAGAGGCGGTAGATTTTATATTCGATGTTGTGAAGGAAAATAGGCCATTGACTAAGGGGTTTATTTTGGAGTTGCATCAGCTTACAACACGACACCAAGAGTTTGCTGAGGGGAGGGGTCAGTTTGGGAATAAGACTAAAATTGCATTAATAAAAGGCAAGTTTAAAGAAAGAGAGAATAACCCAACAAGACCAGATGGTATAGTGGTTAAATATTGTCCTCCTGATCATGTGGAGGCAGAAATGGATAACCTTATTAAAATATATGAAGGGTTAATTGAGCAAAAAGTACACCCTCTGATAGTAGCCTCGTGGGTTCATCATGCTTTTACAACTATTCATCCTTTTCAAGATGGTAATGGCCGAGTAGTAAGGCTAATTGCAAGCCTAATCTTGATAAAAGCAAATTATTTTCCTGTGACCGTTTTGCGAGAAGAGGCAAAGGAAAAGTACATCAAATCATTAGAGGAATCGGATGCAGGTAGCCCACAGCGGCTAGTAACTTATTTTGGGGAAATTCAGCGCCGAAATATAGAAGAGGTGCTGAACTTAAGAGAAGTTTCACAGACCTCATTAGATGAGGTAACCAACATATTTAAACAGAAATTATTAGATAAAGGGAAGCATGAACAAGCTCAACACAAGCAATTACTTGCAGATAGACGCTTACAAATTTATACTATATGCAATGAGTTCTTAAATAGCTATAAGGATCAGCTAGAAACTGGTTTTGACGATTCAGTAACCTTTTATATTGGTAGTGGCCGTCCAGATGATTCAACTCGCCAGCATTATTACTATCATCAGATTGTAAGGTATGCTAATCAACATAATTACTTTTTCAATCGTAATCTTCCTAAATCCTATTTCATTTTTGGTTTTAATTTGAGAGATGGTCAAAAATATGAACTGGGTATATCAATTCACCACTATGGATATGATGATAGTACTATTGCAATCGGTGCATTTTTAGAGTACAAATCAACATCAGGCGATGATACAGACTCCACAGCACCATTGAGTATAAAACCACATATTATATCAATTACTGATGATGCTAAGCCTAAAGAGAAAAATATAAAAGCACATTTGGAAAGTATTTTGACTGTGACCATAGCTCAGATAGCGAGCGAAGTTTAG
- a CDS encoding alanine dehydrogenase yields MNDSTKSETLVSATSSEIKELAKEQVLYPQEQLAKVKESNKSLQIGIPKETSLQENRLLLTPSSVGVITNLGHRVMVETEAGVAAKFSDNEYSEAGAKIVYSAKEAFDAEIVLKVAPPTLEEIEYILPGATLISALQMGNQTPEFIHALNKRKITGVAFEFIEDKVGGMPVVRAMSEIAGSTVMTVAAHYLSSSTNGSGVVLGGITGVPPTKVVILGAGTVGEYAARTAIGLGAQVKIFDNQLYKLRRIKHTLGQQIYTSTMDVVTLSNALEEADVVIGAIRAEKGTNRMVVTEEMVANMQAESIIVDVSIDQGGCIETSEITSLKKPVFRKYNVIHYCVPNIASRVPRTATTVFSNIFTPILSQVCDAGGVDEMIYNYRWFMKGIYTYRGSLTNAAIGKKFNLRSRDLHLLMAARI; encoded by the coding sequence ATGAATGATTCAACCAAATCGGAAACCCTAGTCAGCGCCACATCTTCCGAAATTAAGGAGCTTGCCAAAGAGCAAGTGCTATATCCCCAGGAACAGTTAGCCAAGGTAAAAGAAAGCAACAAATCACTCCAGATCGGAATTCCGAAGGAGACATCATTGCAGGAGAACCGACTGCTGCTCACTCCGTCTTCCGTAGGGGTAATCACCAATTTGGGTCATCGGGTAATGGTAGAAACCGAAGCGGGCGTAGCCGCCAAGTTTTCCGATAATGAGTACAGTGAAGCCGGGGCTAAAATTGTGTACTCGGCCAAAGAAGCCTTCGATGCAGAAATTGTACTGAAAGTTGCTCCGCCCACTCTGGAGGAGATTGAGTATATTCTTCCGGGAGCTACGCTAATTTCGGCTCTGCAAATGGGAAACCAAACTCCCGAGTTTATTCACGCTCTGAACAAGCGAAAAATAACCGGAGTTGCCTTTGAATTTATTGAAGATAAAGTGGGGGGGATGCCCGTAGTGCGGGCTATGAGCGAGATTGCCGGGAGTACCGTAATGACGGTAGCGGCTCACTATTTGAGCAGTAGTACCAACGGCAGTGGAGTTGTTTTGGGGGGGATTACCGGGGTGCCTCCTACCAAGGTGGTAATTCTAGGAGCGGGTACGGTGGGAGAATACGCCGCTCGTACCGCTATCGGTCTTGGTGCCCAAGTAAAAATATTTGATAATCAACTGTACAAACTGCGTCGGATAAAGCATACGCTGGGTCAGCAAATATACACTTCAACCATGGATGTAGTCACGCTGAGCAATGCGTTAGAAGAGGCCGATGTAGTGATTGGTGCCATTCGGGCTGAGAAGGGAACTAACCGCATGGTGGTAACCGAAGAAATGGTGGCTAACATGCAAGCCGAATCGATCATTGTGGATGTAAGTATCGATCAGGGAGGCTGTATTGAAACCTCGGAAATCACCAGCCTGAAAAAGCCGGTATTTCGTAAGTACAATGTGATTCATTACTGCGTACCCAATATTGCTTCGCGGGTACCGCGCACAGCAACCACCGTGTTCAGTAATATTTTTACGCCTATTCTATCGCAAGTATGCGATGCCGGTGGGGTAGACGAGATGATCTACAACTACCGTTGGTTTATGAAAGGCATTTATACCTACCGAGGTAGCTTGACCAATGCGGCTATCGGCAAAAAATTCAATCTCCGCTCCCGCGATTTACATTTGCTAATGGCCGCCCGGATATAG
- a CDS encoding Glu/Leu/Phe/Val family dehydrogenase, whose protein sequence is MSYVEPAPIKDRENPFESMMSRFHIASQALGLNDEVYNVLKNPVKQVIVSLPVTMDDGSIRVFEGYRVIHSNILGPSKGGIRYDMGVNIDEVKALAAWMTWKCAVVDIPYGGAKGGIRCNPRQMSSGEIERLTRSYTQEMFSIFGPDRDIPAPDMGTGPREMAWIMDEYSRANGMTINAVVTGKPIVLGGSTGRAEATGRGVMVSAFAAMEKLKINPYQSTVSVQGFGNVGSHAALLMEERGSKVVAISDISGAYYNPDGINIQQAVEFREANGGTLTGFTGGEVIEGEELLTLEVDILIPAAMEDVITVKNAEQINARMIVEGANGPTSARADDIINSKGTLVVPDILANAGGVTVSYFEWVQNRLGYKWTRDRVNRRSDRIMRESFERVYKTALKYGVSMRIAAYIVAIDKVANTYKFRGGF, encoded by the coding sequence ATGTCATACGTAGAACCAGCCCCGATCAAGGATCGGGAAAATCCGTTTGAATCCATGATGTCGCGCTTCCATATTGCTTCGCAAGCGCTAGGATTGAACGATGAAGTGTATAATGTTTTAAAAAATCCGGTGAAGCAAGTAATTGTTTCTTTACCCGTCACCATGGACGATGGCTCTATCCGAGTGTTTGAGGGTTACCGGGTAATTCATTCTAATATTCTTGGCCCATCCAAAGGCGGTATCCGCTACGATATGGGAGTAAATATTGATGAAGTGAAGGCCCTAGCGGCTTGGATGACCTGGAAGTGTGCCGTAGTAGATATTCCCTACGGTGGGGCAAAAGGCGGTATCCGCTGTAACCCCCGCCAAATGTCGTCCGGTGAAATTGAACGGTTAACCCGATCCTACACCCAAGAAATGTTTAGCATCTTTGGGCCCGACCGCGATATTCCCGCCCCTGATATGGGTACCGGCCCCCGGGAGATGGCCTGGATTATGGACGAATACTCCCGAGCCAACGGCATGACGATTAACGCAGTGGTTACCGGAAAACCCATTGTACTGGGCGGATCAACCGGCCGAGCGGAGGCCACCGGACGCGGAGTAATGGTTTCGGCCTTCGCCGCGATGGAAAAGCTCAAGATCAATCCGTACCAATCTACTGTATCAGTACAAGGGTTTGGTAACGTAGGTTCTCACGCCGCTTTGCTTATGGAAGAGCGCGGCAGCAAAGTGGTAGCTATTAGCGATATTTCGGGAGCGTACTACAATCCGGATGGTATTAACATTCAGCAGGCGGTAGAATTTCGGGAGGCCAACGGAGGTACGCTAACGGGGTTTACCGGAGGAGAGGTTATTGAAGGCGAGGAACTACTTACCTTAGAAGTAGATATTCTGATTCCGGCCGCGATGGAAGATGTCATTACCGTGAAGAATGCCGAGCAGATCAACGCCCGCATGATTGTGGAAGGTGCCAACGGCCCTACTTCAGCCCGAGCCGACGATATTATCAATAGCAAGGGCACTTTGGTTGTTCCGGATATTCTAGCGAACGCCGGGGGAGTAACCGTTTCGTACTTTGAGTGGGTACAAAATCGCCTCGGCTACAAGTGGACCCGCGACCGAGTGAACCGCCGTTCCGACCGTATTATGCGCGAATCTTTTGAGCGGGTGTATAAAACAGCTCTCAAATACGGCGTATCCATGCGAATTGCGGCTTACATCGTTGCTATTGATAAGGTGGCTAACACGTACAAATTCCGAGGAGGATTTTAA
- a CDS encoding DUF2007 domain-containing protein — protein MDSKWQKVFSTEQRYQAEIVKAVLEDQQLNPVLIDKQDRAYHFGLIEVYVAPNCVISALKIIRDDIRFK, from the coding sequence ATGGATAGCAAGTGGCAGAAAGTCTTTAGTACGGAACAACGTTACCAAGCCGAGATTGTGAAAGCAGTGTTAGAAGATCAGCAACTAAATCCGGTGCTCATAGACAAACAAGATCGGGCGTACCACTTTGGCTTAATTGAGGTCTACGTGGCTCCCAACTGTGTAATAAGTGCTCTAAAAATTATTCGCGATGATATCCGCTTTAAATAG
- a CDS encoding CPBP family intramembrane glutamic endopeptidase, with translation MDLLEEPEPTAVRKTNIVSSLLILVGFVLLGLFIGQILAFIGILPLFDYDFQNIQQALANPMSSPRAKSALLILQAATSLFGFVLAPLLHYRLIDRQQQIPLLPYFSSGRATSAKKASPLAVHTTTSVVVLSLVFLLMLAFMVANSVIIEWNMNLDFSGISPAFEAWAQAKEDKLKELTEYLTRFNSISGLLIGMVVIAVLPAVGEELLFRGLVQPKLHQLVGNHHAAIWLAALLFSAIHMQFYGFFPRLLLGALFGYLFYWSGNLWYAIFAHFVNNGFTLVMLYLYQQEITDIDLEATEAIAWPIVLAAAGAGVFLLYQFRQMTKLKQPYG, from the coding sequence ATGGATTTACTAGAAGAACCAGAACCAACAGCAGTACGAAAAACAAATATAGTTTCTTCCTTGCTAATTTTAGTTGGTTTTGTGCTATTAGGGTTGTTTATAGGGCAGATTTTGGCATTTATTGGCATTCTTCCCCTGTTCGATTACGACTTTCAGAATATCCAGCAGGCACTGGCTAACCCTATGAGCTCACCCCGAGCTAAATCAGCACTACTGATTCTTCAGGCAGCCACATCCCTCTTTGGTTTTGTTTTAGCTCCTTTGCTGCACTACCGCTTAATTGACCGACAGCAACAGATACCGCTACTTCCTTACTTCAGCAGCGGGCGTGCTACTTCCGCTAAAAAAGCTTCACCTTTGGCCGTTCACACTACTACCTCGGTAGTTGTCCTGAGCCTCGTTTTTTTGCTCATGCTGGCTTTTATGGTGGCCAACTCAGTAATTATTGAGTGGAATATGAACCTAGATTTCAGCGGAATTTCCCCGGCTTTTGAAGCGTGGGCTCAAGCCAAGGAAGACAAATTGAAAGAATTAACGGAGTATCTTACCCGATTCAATAGCATCTCCGGATTGCTAATTGGCATGGTAGTTATTGCAGTATTGCCCGCCGTAGGAGAAGAACTATTATTTCGAGGGTTGGTACAGCCAAAGTTACATCAATTAGTTGGTAATCATCATGCAGCTATTTGGTTAGCTGCATTGCTGTTCAGTGCTATTCATATGCAGTTCTACGGTTTTTTCCCACGCTTGTTGCTGGGGGCTTTATTTGGTTATTTATTTTACTGGTCAGGAAATTTATGGTACGCCATTTTTGCCCATTTTGTAAACAACGGTTTCACTTTGGTAATGCTTTATTTATATCAGCAGGAAATTACCGATATTGACCTGGAAGCTACTGAAGCAATAGCATGGCCGATAGTACTAGCGGCGGCTGGAGCTGGAGTGTTTTTATTATATCAGTTTCGGCAAATGACCAAGTTAAAACAGCCGTATGGATAG
- a CDS encoding phosphatidate cytidylyltransferase, with product MISALNRYNNVTQRIITGTVGIVAIVFAVYSGEWTYFALFFAICGLTQLEFYKLTGLDGMLPLKSVGTFTGLLLFTVSFLVERGTIDASYYLLVFPAMASIFFIKLYKKSDKKPFTNIAFTLCGIIYVAVPFALLNLIAFSGSTYSFQIVLGILSLFWASDTGAYFTGVRFGRRQLFARVSPKKSWEGSIGGAITALVTALLLSYFYTDLPAWEWIIVGAIIVITGTYGDLVESLFKRSIAIKDSGKGLPGHGGFLDRFDGLLLASHFIIIFLKFF from the coding sequence ATGATATCCGCTTTAAATAGATACAACAACGTTACCCAGCGAATTATTACCGGTACTGTTGGCATCGTAGCTATTGTTTTTGCCGTGTACAGTGGCGAATGGACGTACTTTGCACTGTTTTTTGCCATTTGTGGCCTCACGCAATTAGAGTTTTACAAGCTCACTGGCCTAGACGGTATGTTGCCCCTTAAATCGGTTGGAACATTCACTGGTTTATTGCTATTTACCGTCAGCTTTTTGGTAGAGCGAGGGACAATAGATGCCAGCTATTACCTGCTGGTTTTTCCCGCAATGGCTAGTATCTTCTTTATTAAATTATACAAAAAGTCAGATAAAAAACCCTTCACCAACATTGCTTTTACGCTCTGCGGCATTATTTACGTGGCGGTTCCTTTTGCTCTGCTAAATCTGATCGCTTTTTCCGGTAGTACGTACAGCTTTCAAATCGTGTTGGGGATTCTTTCACTGTTCTGGGCTAGCGACACTGGTGCTTACTTTACCGGAGTGCGCTTTGGCCGGAGGCAACTGTTTGCCCGGGTCTCGCCCAAGAAGTCGTGGGAAGGCAGTATTGGTGGAGCGATTACCGCACTGGTTACCGCTTTGCTATTATCGTATTTTTATACAGATTTACCCGCCTGGGAATGGATTATTGTCGGCGCAATCATCGTAATTACCGGCACCTACGGCGATTTGGTGGAATCACTTTTCAAGCGCAGTATCGCTATTAAAGATTCGGGAAAAGGGTTACCCGGACACGGTGGTTTCCTTGATCGCTTCGACGGACTACTTCTAGCCTCTCACTTTATCATTATTTTTTTGAAATTTTTTTAA
- the tsaE gene encoding tRNA (adenosine(37)-N6)-threonylcarbamoyltransferase complex ATPase subunit type 1 TsaE: MPENEWARKTVPEADLSQVAQELINWGNSYDIWLFQGDLGAGKTTLIKELGRQWKVEDQMSSPTFSIVNEYRTSDGQSIYHFDFYRLNHESEAVDIGVEEYFDSESYCLVEWPEKIPNLLPDRHLQIFLEVQPDQSRTIYASQHE; encoded by the coding sequence ATGCCTGAAAATGAATGGGCTCGAAAGACCGTGCCGGAAGCAGATTTGTCTCAGGTTGCTCAGGAGTTGATTAATTGGGGAAATTCTTACGATATTTGGCTATTTCAGGGCGACTTAGGAGCGGGGAAAACTACTTTGATTAAGGAGTTAGGTCGGCAGTGGAAGGTAGAAGATCAGATGAGTAGCCCAACGTTTTCTATCGTGAACGAGTACCGAACATCCGACGGCCAAAGTATTTATCACTTTGATTTTTACCGATTAAATCACGAATCAGAAGCGGTAGACATTGGTGTTGAAGAATATTTTGATTCAGAAAGCTACTGCTTGGTGGAGTGGCCTGAAAAAATCCCTAATTTGCTACCCGATCGGCACCTGCAAATTTTTTTAGAGGTACAGCCCGATCAGAGTCGCACTATTTACGCGTCCCAACATGAATGA
- a CDS encoding bifunctional response regulator/alkaline phosphatase family protein, giving the protein MQKYKILWADDEIDLLKPHTLFLEKKGYEMVTVNSGADAIEQVENQPFDLIFLDENMPGMTGLETLDYIKSSKPNIPVVMITKSEEEMIMEQAIGAKISDYLIKPLNPNQILLSIKKILDNRRLVTEKTNMSYQQDFRNLSMAYSDDIDHREWIEIYRKLTFWELEIDNTEDRSMSEVLDNQKDEANSNFARFITDNYDLWLNEVGVDKPLLSHELMTKRIFPELKTDQPLFFILIDNLRFDQWKIIEPIIADHYTVEEESSMYSILPTTTAFSRNAIFSGMLPAEMAKYHSDIWVGDDQEEGKNNHEYEFLKRQLKKNRLDIKSSYHKIIRTEQGKQLLDNVSNLMKNDLNVVVYNFVDMLSHARTDMEMIRELAPDEAAYRSITKSWFLHSPLLDLFKWLSRESVKVIVATDHGTIRVKRPAKIIGDRNTNTNLRYKQGKNLNFDNNRVFAVRRPEDLHLPRLNVSTTYAFATQDYFFAYPNNYNYYVNYYRDTFQHGGVSLEEMIVPLITLTPKNA; this is encoded by the coding sequence ATGCAGAAATACAAAATTCTTTGGGCCGATGATGAAATAGACCTGCTGAAGCCCCATACGCTTTTCTTGGAAAAAAAAGGCTACGAAATGGTAACCGTGAACAGCGGAGCCGATGCCATTGAGCAAGTAGAGAACCAGCCGTTTGACCTGATCTTCTTAGACGAGAACATGCCCGGCATGACGGGGCTGGAAACCTTAGACTACATTAAATCTTCTAAGCCTAATATTCCGGTAGTGATGATCACTAAGAGCGAGGAAGAGATGATTATGGAGCAAGCCATCGGAGCCAAAATCAGCGATTACCTGATTAAGCCACTAAATCCTAACCAGATACTGCTCTCTATTAAGAAAATTCTGGATAACCGACGGCTGGTTACCGAGAAAACCAACATGAGCTATCAGCAGGATTTTCGGAACCTAAGCATGGCCTACAGCGACGATATTGACCATCGGGAGTGGATTGAAATCTACCGGAAGCTGACTTTTTGGGAGTTGGAAATTGATAATACTGAGGATCGGAGCATGTCGGAGGTGCTGGATAATCAGAAAGACGAGGCGAACTCCAATTTTGCCCGCTTCATTACCGATAATTATGATTTGTGGCTGAACGAGGTGGGAGTAGATAAACCATTGCTATCGCACGAGTTAATGACTAAGCGCATTTTCCCAGAGCTAAAAACGGATCAACCGCTCTTCTTTATTCTGATTGATAACCTACGGTTTGATCAATGGAAGATTATTGAACCCATTATCGCCGATCATTACACGGTAGAGGAGGAATCGTCTATGTATTCTATTCTGCCAACAACTACCGCTTTTTCGCGTAACGCCATTTTTTCGGGAATGCTACCCGCTGAAATGGCCAAGTATCACTCCGATATTTGGGTAGGCGACGATCAAGAAGAAGGCAAAAACAACCACGAGTACGAGTTTCTAAAGCGACAGCTTAAAAAGAACCGCCTGGATATTAAGAGCAGCTACCACAAAATTATCCGCACTGAGCAGGGCAAGCAGTTGCTGGATAATGTATCTAATCTGATGAAAAACGATTTGAACGTAGTGGTTTACAACTTTGTAGACATGCTCTCTCACGCCCGCACCGATATGGAAATGATCCGTGAACTGGCTCCCGATGAGGCTGCCTATCGCTCCATTACCAAATCTTGGTTTTTACATTCTCCTTTGCTTGACCTATTCAAGTGGTTATCGAGGGAATCGGTGAAGGTAATTGTGGCGACCGACCACGGCACCATCCGGGTAAAACGCCCGGCTAAAATTATTGGCGACCGAAATACTAATACCAACTTGCGCTACAAGCAGGGAAAGAACCTTAACTTCGACAATAACCGAGTGTTTGCGGTACGCCGTCCTGAAGATTTGCACTTGCCTCGCCTAAATGTATCAACCACGTATGCGTTTGCTACGCAAGACTACTTTTTTGCGTACCCTAACAATTACAATTATTACGTAAATTACTACCGGGATACCTTCCAGCACGGAGGAGTATCTTTAGAAGAAATGATTGTGCCGCTAATTACGCTAACGCCTAAAAATGCCTGA